The following proteins are co-located in the Silene latifolia isolate original U9 population chromosome 1, ASM4854445v1, whole genome shotgun sequence genome:
- the LOC141586320 gene encoding uncharacterized protein LOC141586320: MDIGHTTEECLGLCRQVAYLLKKGYLKDLMPSKNMDDNRSRKDQKRPKRDLPPAPPIYEVKFINGGSEICGPTSSAGISDVHHDGLVITMQIATARVLRILVDSGSSVNLIMLDILEAMTIDEDQIIKKSNFLVEFSGETKNTLGEIYLTTYVEGVSSYERFGVLDYLSSYNAILGRP, encoded by the exons atggacataggacacacCACAGAGGAATGTCTGGGTCTATgtagacaagtggcttacctccTAAAGAAAGGTTACCTAAAGGATCTAATGCCATCAAAGAACATGGATGACAACAGATCAAGGAAGGATCAGAAAAGGCCAAAACGTGATCTGCCTCCagcaccaccaatctatgaagtcaaattcatcaatggaggctCTGAGATTTGTGGCCCGACTagctcagct GGAATTTCAGACGTCCACCACGATGGCCTGGTCATCACTATGCAAATTGCTACTGCTCGTGTCTTGAGGATTCTAGTAGATAGTGGCAGTTCAGTCAATCTGATAATGCTTGATATCCTGGAAGCCATGACGATTGACGAAGATCAGATCATAAAAAAGTCAAATTTCCTGGTAGAATTCAGTGGTGAGACCAAGAACACTCTAGGGGAAATCTACCTGAcaacctacgttgaaggagtctcatcatatgaaagatttggagtcctagaCTACCTTTCATCCTACAACGCAATCTTGGGCAGGCCTTAG